The bacterium genomic sequence TCCTGCAATCGATGGGTATTCCACCCAGAAAAGACTCTGGCCTTGAACTTCCAGAACACCTCATCATTAATAATAAAAACTCGTATGCAGAGTTAGAAACAACTTTAAGTAAAGACGGAAATGAAGTGATGCTTGAAGTTGCAAAGGAGATGTTTACTCAATTTGAGACTATCAAAAACACGCTTGGTTACGATGATGATACCTCAAGTATTAGCACATTTAGTAACCCGTAGGGTGGGCAAAGGAGCGTCAGCGACGTGCCCACCAGTTACCAAGGGCATTACTTTGAACAGGGTGGGCACGTCGCTTCGCTCCTTTGCCCACCCTACGCCAATTCAAATCAGATTCTGTTGAATTGTCCTTGAAATTTACTATTAAGATGCGGTTACCCAGCCTAATCACAATGCTACTTGACATCTTGGTCTGAAAACGAGACAATCACGCCCTTCTGGCTATGTAGCTCAGCTGGTTAGAGCGCGGCACTCATAATGCTGAGGTCGGTGGTTCGAGTCCACCCATAGCCACACCTCACCAAAACCCCTATCAAACCTATATACATTACCTGGTAATGGGAAGTCCATGTCAAAAATTGCAGCCATACAAATGTGCTCAACGAGTCATGTGCCTGATAATTTATACTTTGTTGAACAACAAATAGAAATAGCGGCGGCTCAGGGCGCAACGCTTGCAGTACTTCCTGAGATGTTTGGCTATATTGGTTCAAGTAGTGCTCATGTACTAAGTATTACCGAGACCCCAGGTTCTGGTCCCATTCAAGATTGTCTTGCATCCCTCTCTCAAAAACATAAGATATGGATTGTAGGCGGCACCATACCCCTAGCTGCCCATGACCATAATAAAGCAAAAGCAGCTTGTCTCGTTTTTGACAGTGATGGCGCTCAAGTTGGGCGTTATGACAAAATGCATTTGTTTGATGCACAAGTTTCCACACAAGAACACTATAAAGAATCCCATACTATTGCCCCAGGCGATAAGCTTTGTGTCATCGATACGCCCGTGGGAAAACTTGGGTTATGCGTGTGCTTTGACATTCGCTTTCCAGAGATATTTATACAACTCAGCGCTCTGGGTGCAGAGATCATAGCAATACCTGCAGCATTCACCGCCATCACAGGCAAGGCTCATTGGGA encodes the following:
- a CDS encoding carbon-nitrogen hydrolase family protein; translation: MSKIAAIQMCSTSHVPDNLYFVEQQIEIAAAQGATLAVLPEMFGYIGSSSAHVLSITETPGSGPIQDCLASLSQKHKIWIVGGTIPLAAHDHNKAKAACLVFDSDGAQVGRYDKMHLFDAQVSTQEHYKESHTIAPGDKLCVIDTPVGKLGLCVCFDIRFPEIFIQLSALGAEIIAIPAAFTAITGKAHWELLARCRAIDGFSYIVGACQGGVHPTGRVTHGHSMIVDPWGDIIAQITDPTQQIIYADIDLKRFYEVRAKIPHGER